CCGCGGGGAGCTCGGTGCGCACCATCGAGGACGTCTCGCTGGGCACCGAAAACGGGCTCGACCCGGTCCAACAGGCGTTCTGGGACGAGCACGGCCTGCAGTGCGGGTTCTGTACGCCCGGCATGGTGCTCGCGGTCCGGCAGTTGCTGCGTGACAACCCCAAGCCGACCGACGACGAGGTACGCCATGGCATCGACGGCAACCTGTGCCGTTGCACCGGCTATCAGAACATCGTTGCCGCGGCGCTCAAGGCGGCGAGTACGCAGGAGCCGGCGACCACGAAGGCGACGTCGACGGCGAAGGCGGACTGACGATGTACCCAGCGGAGTTCGCCTACCAGCGCCCAGCCGATCTCGACGGCGTGTTCACCGCGCTGGAGCAGCATGCCGGTGAAGCCAAGCTGATCGCCGGCGGCCAGAGCCTCCTGCCGATGATGAAGCTGCGCCTCGTCAGCCCGGCCATGCTGATCGACCTGGCCGGCACTGCAGAGCTGCGCGGTCAGTGGCGTACCGAGAACGGCGTCCGGATCGGCGCGCTGACCACGTACCGCGAACTACAGCACAGCTCCAGCACCCTCGGGTTGCTGCCCGGTCTGGCGGACACGCTGGAGGTCATCGCCGACCAGCAAGTCCGTGCCCGCGGCACCGTCGGCGGCGCGCTGGCCCACGGCGACCCTACGGCCGACCTGCCCGCGCTGATGCTGGCCTTGGACGCGGAGGTGCGGATCGGTTCCCGTCGCGGAGAACGGGTGATGGCCCTCAGCGACTTCGTGACCGGCATCTTCTCGACGGATCTCGCCGACGACGATGTGCTGACCGCGGTTGACGTGCCCTTGCCGCCGCCCGGGACCGGAGCGGCCTACGAGAAGTTCGAGCAGCCGGCCAGCCATCTCGCGTTGTGTGGGGTGGCTGCGGCGCTGACCGTCGTCGACGGTGTGGTCCACCGCGCGCGGGTAGCCATGACCGGCGTATCCGGGACACCCCGGCGGCTCCCCGTGGTGGAGGACGCGCTGCTCGGCGCCGCGGCGGATCCAGCGGTGCTGGATGACGTCGCGGCGCTCGCCTCCCAGGGTGTCGAACCGCTCAGTGACCTGCACGCCCCGGCCGAATACCGGCTGCACCTGCTCGAAGTGGCCACCCGGAGAGCCCTGCAGGTCGCGGCGTCACGAGCTGGAATGAGGTGGGCCGCATGAGCGAGCCGAACGAGACGGACGAGATCAACGATGACGCCGTGCTGGTCAGGCGCACGGGCACGGTCACCACGTGCACGCTGAACCGGCCCGGGACCGGCAACAAGCTCGACGCGACGCTGCTGGACCTGCTGGCCGAGCGCGTCCGTGAGGCCAGGGACGCCGGCACCCGGGTGCTGGTGCTCCGTGGTGCCGGAGACGACTTCTGCCTCGGCCGGCAGGGCCCTAGGCTGGACGGCCCGCCGACACCGAGCATCCTCAACGCAGAATTTGCCCGCGTCCAAGGCGTGAACGAACTGGTCGAAGATTTCCCCGGGCTCACCGTCTCGGTGGTGCACGGCCGGGCCTTGGGCGCCGGGGCCAGCCTGGCCGGCCGGTGCGACCTGGTCGTGGCCGCCAGCACCGCGCGGCTCGCCTTTCCCGAAGTCCCGCACGGCATCGCACCCACCGTCGTCGCTTCGTACTTCGTTCACCGGCTGAACCGCACCGCCCTCCTGGACCTTTTACTGACCGGGCGGGTCGTGGACGCGGTGGAGGCGCAGCGACTCGGCCTCGTGTCCCGGATCGTCGACGAGGAGACTCTCGACGGCTCGGTCGACGCGCTGGCCGAGGAGCTCGCGCGGCTGGACCCGGACATCGTGCGGACCATCAAGTCGTTCATCGGCGTCGCGTCGACGGTGCCTCCACGGACCGCCGTCCGGCTCGGCGTCGCCGAATTGGTCAATCAGATGGTTGACCAAGCCGCCACCGACCAAGCCACCACCGACCAAGCCACCACCGACCAAGCCACCACCGACCAAGCCACCACCGACCAAGCCACCACCCCCGACCCGTCCATCGGAGGATCGAGATGAGCAGCACCGAACTCACTGTGCGTAAGACCTTCGCCCAGGTAGAGGAGATCCGGCTGGCAGCCGGCGTATCCGACGACGACGGCCCGCTGCGCAAGGTCGCCGTCTGCGTGGTGTGCACGAACCCGTTCGCCGGCCAAGGGTACGTTGCCGACCTGGCACCCCTGGTGGACGCGTCGGGCGAGATCGGGACCTATCTCGGCACCGAGGCCGCACGGCTGCTGGGTGCGCCGGTCGAGAGCTACGGCAAGGCCGGGCTGGTGGGCACCTCGGGTGAACAGGAGCACGTCAACGCCGCGCTGACGTCGGTGTTCGGCAACGCGTTCCGGGCCGCGATCGGGGGCGGGAAGGCGTGGATCACGTCGGCGACGAAGGTCTCCGCACCCGGTGCCGTCATCGACGTGCCACTGGCCTTCAAGGACGAGATCTGGGTGCGCAGCCACTACGACGCCTTGGAGATGCGTATTCCTGACGCGCCGCTGCCGGACGAACTGGTGATCATCGCCGCAGTGTCTAACCGGGGCCGGATCAACGCCCGGGTGGGCGGGCTCACCGTCGACGAGGCCCGGGCCGGCGGTGCGTCGTGACGGCGCGGCTCGCCGTCGTCGGCGCCGGGACGGTGCTCTCCGGCGACCGGACCGCCCCGGTGATCGGCGACGCGGACACCGTGTACTGCGAAGACGGCGTGATCACCGCTATCGGCACGGAGAGTCAGCTCGGTGCGCAGATCGACGCCGCGGACACGGTGATCGACGCGCGCGGCAGCACCCTGGCGCCGGGTCTGATCGACTCGCACTGCCACGTGGTCCTGGGGGACTACACCCCGCGGCAGAAGACCGTCGACTTCCTGGCCAGCTATGTACACGGCGGCATCACCAGCGTGGTCTCTCCGGGCGAGATCCACGCACCCGGCCGTCCGCACGACGCCACCGGAGTGAAGGCGCTGGCCATCGCCGCCCGGTCCTGCTTCGAGAACTTCCGGCCGGGCGGCATGCGGGTGCACGCGGGGGCCGTCGTCCTGGAACCGACGCTGCGGCGGGAGGACTTCGCCGAGCTGCAGCGCGCCGGTGTGCACCTGGCCAAGTTCGGCTTCGGCCGCTACGAGGACCCCTCCGACGGCGTCGACCAGGTCAGATGGGCCCAGGAGCACGGCATCACGGTGATGTGCCACTCCGGTGGTGCCAGCATCCCCGGCAGCAAACCCATCACGCCGGAGCATCTGCTGGAACTCGCGCCGGACGTCTGTGGGCACATCAACGGCGGTCCGACCTCGCTCAGCGAGCAGGGGGTCGACCTCATCATCGAGCAGACCACGATGGCGCTGCAACTGGTCCAGGCCGGCAACGTGCGCTCCGCGGTGCGGATCCTGCGCAAAGCCCTGGACGACGGTCAGTTCCACCGGGTGGTCATCGGCTCGGACACTCCGACCGGCACCGGCGTGATGCCGCTGGGTGTGCTCAAGACGGTGGCCGAGCTGTCGTCATTGGCCGGTGTCGACCCCGCGTTGATGTGGGCGGCCGCGACCGGCAACAACGCCGCGACGTGGGACCTGCCGTCAGGCTATATCCGCCCCGGAGCGGCCGCGGACCTGGTGGTGATGGACGCGCCCTGGGGGTCGACGGCCGACGACGCACTCGGTGCGCTGCGGATCGGCGACCTACCGGGGATCAGCGCCGTCGTCACCGCCGGGCAGGCCCGGGGACTGCTGAGCCGGAACACACCGCGGGCGGCCCGGCTGGCCACGATCGCCCCGGCGCAGCCGCACCTGGAGCCGGCCCATTGACCCGCACCGTTCACCTGACCACTGAAAACACCGAGGCCGGCACAGGCCGATCGGATAGAGGAGGACACGACATGTCCATGAAGGTGATCGTCGACCTGCAGGCATGTCAGGGATACGCCTGCTGCATGATGGAGGCACCGGCGGTGTTCGACCTGGACGAGTCCGCAGGCAAGGCGATCGTCCTCGAGGAGACGCCGTCGGACGAGCTCCGCACGCAGGTGGAAGCCGCAGCCAGAGTCTGTCCAGCGCGCGCCATCACCGTCGAGAACGGCTGATCCGGTGCGCCGCGTCGTGGTGGTAGGGGCTTCGCTGGCTGCGGTGCACGCAATCGAAGGGCTACGCGAGCACGGCTATGCGGGCGAGATCCTGTTGATCGGGGCCGAGCCGCACCTACCCTACGATCGCCCGCCGCTGTCGAAGGAAGCACTTCATCACGGTCCTGAACTGGACAAGGTCCACTTGCGGGCGCCCGAGTGGTACGTCGAGGCCGGCGTCGAGCTGCGGCTCGGCCGCCGCGCGAAGCACCTGAACCCGGCCCGGCGCGTTGTCGTCCTCGATGACGGTACACAGGAGGAGTACGACGGCCTCGTGCTCGCCACCGGATCCACCCCGAAGACGCTGGGCGGAGTCGGCCCTGTGCACACCCTGCGGACCGTGGACGACGCCATCGCCCTGCACGGGCAGCTGACACCGGGGAGACACCTAGTGGTGTTGGGCGCCGGGTTCATCGGGCTCGAAGTGGCCGCGACGGCCCGCGAGATGGGCCTGGACGTGTCCGTAGTCGAGCTTGCCCCGGTGCCTCTGACACGGGTTCTGGGCGACGAAGTGGGGCAGTGGTTCCGGACGCACCAGGAGGCACACGGCGTTCAGTTGCACTGCGGCAGCGTCCTGGACGGCATCGAAGCGGGCGCCCGTGGCAGCAAGATCCGGCTCCAGAATGGCACGGTGCTCTCCGCCGACCTGGTGGTGGCCGGGGTCGGCGTCACCCCAGCGACCGGATGGCTGGAGGGCAGCGGCGTGCGGCTGGCCGACGGTGTGGTGTGCGACAAAAGCCTGCACACCTCGGTGCCCGGCGTTGTCGCCGCCGGAGACGTCACCCGCTGGTACAACGCGTTGTTCGACGAGGAGATGCGGGTCGAGCAGTGGACGAACGCCGTTGAACAGGGCCGACACGCCGCCGCGTCGCTACTGGGCGCGGTCGAGGCATACACTCCAGTTCCATACTTCTGGTCCGATCAATTCAACGCGAAGATGCGTTTTGTGGGTCGGGCGAACGCAGCCGAGCAGATCCACGTCGAGCGGATGGACGACACGTCGATGGTGGCCCTGTTCGGCAGGGACGGGGTCCTGCGCGGGGCTCTGTGCGTGAATGCCGCTCGTCGATTGGCGCTGTACAGCCGGGCCATTCGCGACCAGGTGCCCTGGGGCGACGTCGTCGAGTCCTGAGGAGGTCGCTGGTGTCGCACCCGGAGCCGGCCGGTGCCGCAGCGGGACTCCGTGTTGCGGTGGACATCAGGGTGCTCGGTGAATTCAGCGTGTCGATCGGAGGCGATGCGGTCCGGCTGACCGGGCGCCGGGGGCGTGGGCTGTTTGCGTTGCTGGCGTCGCGGCCCGGACAACCGGTGAGTACGGCCGAAGTGCTGCGTCAGGTGTGGGACGCCGATGCGCCGGAATCACCCGGCGAGTCGGCACGCAACACGGTGCAGGCCCGGGTGTCCGCGTTGCGCCGGGCCGTGGGACCGGACCTGCTGCGCGCCGTGGAGACCGGCTACGTGCTGGACCTTCCGCCAGATGCGGTCGACGCGGTCCGTTTCGAGCGTGCTGTGCGACGCGCCAGGGAGTTCCGGGCAGCGATGTCGATGGACGATTCCAGCGTCGCCTATGCCGATGCGCTTGGCCAGTGGCGAGGGGAGCGTGCCTACGCCGGCCTTCGGTACGTGCCTGCTCTGGCGAAAGAGGCAGATCGCCTCGCTGAGCTGCGACTTCAGGTGCTGCAGGAGAGCCTGGCGCTGGAAATCGAGCGTGGACGTTATGACGAGGTCGCCGCGACGCTGGTCGACGCCACCAGCCGGCACCCCGGTGTCGAGGAGTTGTGGGCCCTGCGGATGCTCGGCCTTTACGGACAGGGGCGGCAGGCCGAGGCAAGCGAGATCTACGTCGAGGCCCGCCGTCAGTTGCGTGAACAGTTCGGCCTCGACCCAAGCCCGCGGCTGCGGGAGCTCGAATCGATGATCCTGCACCAGAAGGACCCGCGCAGCGCTGGGCTGCGCATCCTCGGACCGGCTCGGATCGCGCGGCCGGCGACCTCGTTCGTGGGCCGGCAGGAGGATCTCGACCAGGTCGCGGCACTCGTGTCGGGCGCTCGGCTGGTCTCCCTCACCGGACCCGGCGGAGTGGGTAAGACCCGGCTGGCCATGGAGGCCGCGCAGGCATTGGTGGACACGTGTGCAGCCGTCGCGGCGCACGGGGTGACCGTCGTCGACCTGATCGAATACCGACGTAGTGATGATCTTGCTGGAGCGGTGCTCGAGGCGCTCGGCCCGGTGGTGCCGTCGTCGAGATCGGTGGCGACCAGTACGCAGGCTCGTCGTTCGCTCGACATGTTGTGTGACGTCCTCGCCGACCGGCGGCTGCTGCTGATCCTGGACAACTGCGAGCACCTGATCGACGACATCGCGGCCTTGACGTCCGCGTTGCTCGCCCGCACCACCGCCACGCATGTGCTGACCACCAGCAGGGAAGCGCTTAATGTGCCGGGCGAGAGTGTCTACGTCGTGGATCCGCTGGACGACGATCCCGCGGTACGGCTGTTCCTGGACCGGGTGCGTGCGACCCAGCCCGATCTCCACGTCGACGACGTCCGGATGCGGACCGTGACCACGATGTGCCGCCAACTGGACCGGCTCCCCCTGGCCATGGAACTGGCCGCGGTACGCATCCGGGCGCTCGGAATCGACGAGGTCGCCCGCCTGCTAGACGACCGGGTCGGCCTGCTCAATCACGGTGCGCGAACCGCTGCCGCCAGGCATCGCACTCTCGAGGCGGTCATCGACTGGAGCTACGACCTGCTCGACGAACGCGACCGGCGGGTGTTCGAGGTGTTGTCGGTGTTCCGCGGCTCGTTCGCCGTACGCCATGCCAGGCAGGTGTGTGTACGGGTGGGTAGCACCGAGGCGCAGGTCATGGACAGTATCGAGCGGCTCGTGTCGCGATCGATGGTGCAGGCCGAAACCGGGCCGGACGGTGGCCCCCGGTTCCGGCTGCTGGAGACGATGCGTGCCTATGCCGCCGAGCGGTTGCGTGCCTCAGGGCGGGAGCAGGGGGCCGTCCTCGCTCACGCGCAGGTATATGTCGAGCTCGTACGGAAGCAGATGCAGGTCTTGAAGACCGAGCGGCAGGCGAGCGCGGTCGCGGCCTTGATGAGTGAGGACCCGAACATCCGCGCCGCCCATAACAACGCGGTCCAGCGGCGGTTCGGCGCGCTGGCGCAGGAGTTCGTCGGCGCCCTCGGCTACGTCGCCTGGATGCGCGAGGGCCGGGCGCCGGACTGGGGCATGGTGGTGCGCTCGTTGGACCTGCCTGCCCGCGACGTCGAGATCCGGCTGCGGGCCCTGGCCTGGGCCACCCACCTGGGCTCGGTGTTCGGGCACGCCGAGGAAGCCGTCCACTACGGCGAGATGGCCGCACGGCTGGCGGCGGCCCACCCGGAGTGTCCCCTGCCGGAAGTCGGCTTCGCGTTGCTGGCCAGGGCACATGCACTGCACCGGCTGGGGCGCTGGGACGAGGGCGACGCGGTGTTGCGAGAGGCCCGGGAGGTCTCGGCCGTGGACGGCGACCAATGGACCCGCGCGGGCTGTGCCATGGTCCGCGGCCTGGGGGCGCTGGTACGTGGCTGGCTGGCCGAGGCCGACGAGCAGTTCATCGAGGCCGCGAACCGTTACCGCGCGTGCCCCGACCGGTGGGGGCAGCAGCGCGCGGC
This sequence is a window from Phytoactinopolyspora mesophila. Protein-coding genes within it:
- a CDS encoding amino acid synthesis family protein: MSSTELTVRKTFAQVEEIRLAAGVSDDDGPLRKVAVCVVCTNPFAGQGYVADLAPLVDASGEIGTYLGTEAARLLGAPVESYGKAGLVGTSGEQEHVNAALTSVFGNAFRAAIGGGKAWITSATKVSAPGAVIDVPLAFKDEIWVRSHYDALEMRIPDAPLPDELVIIAAVSNRGRINARVGGLTVDEARAGGAS
- a CDS encoding enoyl-CoA hydratase/isomerase family protein, whose protein sequence is MSEPNETDEINDDAVLVRRTGTVTTCTLNRPGTGNKLDATLLDLLAERVREARDAGTRVLVLRGAGDDFCLGRQGPRLDGPPTPSILNAEFARVQGVNELVEDFPGLTVSVVHGRALGAGASLAGRCDLVVAASTARLAFPEVPHGIAPTVVASYFVHRLNRTALLDLLLTGRVVDAVEAQRLGLVSRIVDEETLDGSVDALAEELARLDPDIVRTIKSFIGVASTVPPRTAVRLGVAELVNQMVDQAATDQATTDQATTDQATTDQATTDQATTPDPSIGGSR
- a CDS encoding FAD binding domain-containing protein; translated protein: MYPAEFAYQRPADLDGVFTALEQHAGEAKLIAGGQSLLPMMKLRLVSPAMLIDLAGTAELRGQWRTENGVRIGALTTYRELQHSSSTLGLLPGLADTLEVIADQQVRARGTVGGALAHGDPTADLPALMLALDAEVRIGSRRGERVMALSDFVTGIFSTDLADDDVLTAVDVPLPPPGTGAAYEKFEQPASHLALCGVAAALTVVDGVVHRARVAMTGVSGTPRRLPVVEDALLGAAADPAVLDDVAALASQGVEPLSDLHAPAEYRLHLLEVATRRALQVAASRAGMRWAA
- a CDS encoding BTAD domain-containing putative transcriptional regulator, whose protein sequence is MSHPEPAGAAAGLRVAVDIRVLGEFSVSIGGDAVRLTGRRGRGLFALLASRPGQPVSTAEVLRQVWDADAPESPGESARNTVQARVSALRRAVGPDLLRAVETGYVLDLPPDAVDAVRFERAVRRAREFRAAMSMDDSSVAYADALGQWRGERAYAGLRYVPALAKEADRLAELRLQVLQESLALEIERGRYDEVAATLVDATSRHPGVEELWALRMLGLYGQGRQAEASEIYVEARRQLREQFGLDPSPRLRELESMILHQKDPRSAGLRILGPARIARPATSFVGRQEDLDQVAALVSGARLVSLTGPGGVGKTRLAMEAAQALVDTCAAVAAHGVTVVDLIEYRRSDDLAGAVLEALGPVVPSSRSVATSTQARRSLDMLCDVLADRRLLLILDNCEHLIDDIAALTSALLARTTATHVLTTSREALNVPGESVYVVDPLDDDPAVRLFLDRVRATQPDLHVDDVRMRTVTTMCRQLDRLPLAMELAAVRIRALGIDEVARLLDDRVGLLNHGARTAAARHRTLEAVIDWSYDLLDERDRRVFEVLSVFRGSFAVRHARQVCVRVGSTEAQVMDSIERLVSRSMVQAETGPDGGPRFRLLETMRAYAAERLRASGREQGAVLAHAQVYVELVRKQMQVLKTERQASAVAALMSEDPNIRAAHNNAVQRRFGALAQEFVGALGYVAWMREGRAPDWGMVVRSLDLPARDVEIRLRALAWATHLGSVFGHAEEAVHYGEMAARLAAAHPECPLPEVGFALLARAHALHRLGRWDEGDAVLREAREVSAVDGDQWTRAGCAMVRGLGALVRGWLAEADEQFIEAANRYRACPDRWGQQRAALRRAIVGGAQGDHAGAAQLLTEALAFLDELELPEAAVPARVALARATLFAGDVETARGMVETLERGGIIGRFSEVGGRVLQCRAVLAEHDGAVDDAVELHLGAARRLLDAGLSAEAIESLARVVLLAGPTSSAGSSAVQEAAAVAEGSADPRVQATACDVRGLVDDDADAALQQAEARAIRAQHGLAMPALLVARPWVPG
- a CDS encoding amidohydrolase family protein; the encoded protein is MTARLAVVGAGTVLSGDRTAPVIGDADTVYCEDGVITAIGTESQLGAQIDAADTVIDARGSTLAPGLIDSHCHVVLGDYTPRQKTVDFLASYVHGGITSVVSPGEIHAPGRPHDATGVKALAIAARSCFENFRPGGMRVHAGAVVLEPTLRREDFAELQRAGVHLAKFGFGRYEDPSDGVDQVRWAQEHGITVMCHSGGASIPGSKPITPEHLLELAPDVCGHINGGPTSLSEQGVDLIIEQTTMALQLVQAGNVRSAVRILRKALDDGQFHRVVIGSDTPTGTGVMPLGVLKTVAELSSLAGVDPALMWAAATGNNAATWDLPSGYIRPGAAADLVVMDAPWGSTADDALGALRIGDLPGISAVVTAGQARGLLSRNTPRAARLATIAPAQPHLEPAH
- a CDS encoding ferredoxin codes for the protein MSMKVIVDLQACQGYACCMMEAPAVFDLDESAGKAIVLEETPSDELRTQVEAAARVCPARAITVENG
- a CDS encoding (2Fe-2S)-binding protein translates to MDPAARSTDVVVDLEVNGRREVHTVPARTLLVHFLRENLGLTGTHVGCDTTQCGACTVELDGVAVKSCTVLAAQAAGSSVRTIEDVSLGTENGLDPVQQAFWDEHGLQCGFCTPGMVLAVRQLLRDNPKPTDDEVRHGIDGNLCRCTGYQNIVAAALKAASTQEPATTKATSTAKAD
- a CDS encoding NAD(P)/FAD-dependent oxidoreductase, producing MVGASLAAVHAIEGLREHGYAGEILLIGAEPHLPYDRPPLSKEALHHGPELDKVHLRAPEWYVEAGVELRLGRRAKHLNPARRVVVLDDGTQEEYDGLVLATGSTPKTLGGVGPVHTLRTVDDAIALHGQLTPGRHLVVLGAGFIGLEVAATAREMGLDVSVVELAPVPLTRVLGDEVGQWFRTHQEAHGVQLHCGSVLDGIEAGARGSKIRLQNGTVLSADLVVAGVGVTPATGWLEGSGVRLADGVVCDKSLHTSVPGVVAAGDVTRWYNALFDEEMRVEQWTNAVEQGRHAAASLLGAVEAYTPVPYFWSDQFNAKMRFVGRANAAEQIHVERMDDTSMVALFGRDGVLRGALCVNAARRLALYSRAIRDQVPWGDVVES